The Stenotrophomonas sp. BIO128-Bstrain region GTCAGCATGAACAGGGCCACGCCATTGCCATCCAGGCCGACCTCGCCGGCGTACACCGGCAGCAGGCCCCAGAACGCGCCCATCGCCAGCCCGGACAGGCCGGCGGCAACGGTCGCCACCGGCGCCATCGTGTACAGGCGCGCCAGTTTCAGGCGCGGCACCGAGGGAATCTCCGGCGGGCGCAGCCGCGTGGCGGTGACCGGCAACACCGCCGCGCAGACCAGGATGGCGGTGAGCATGAACATCGAGGTCGCGCCGGCGTCGCCGAGCATCAGCAGTACCTGGCCCAGGGCCAGTGCCGAGAGATTGACCACCATGTAGAGCGAGAAGGCGCGGCTGCGCAGCCGGGGGTCGGGTTCGGCGTTGAGCCAGCTCTCGATCACCGTGTACAGGCCAACCAGCGCGATGCCGGTGAGGATGCGCAGTACGCCCCAGCCCACCGGATTGATCCACAGCGGGTGCAGCAGCACCGCGATGGCGGCGAGGGCGGCAAAGAAGGCAAACGCACGGATATGGCCGATGCGGCCGATCAGCGAGGGGGCGAAGAAGGTGCCGATGAAAAACCCGGCGAAATAGCCGGACATCACCAACCCCAACGTGCCGGCACCGAAGCCGGCTTCACCACCGCGCACCGCCAGCAATGTCCCGAGCAGGCCGCTGCCGGTCAGCAACAGCGCCACACCGGTGAGCAGGGCGGTCAGCCGCAACACGCGTGCGTCCTTCGTGGGGAAGAAGGCGAACGAATCACGTGACCGACCATAACACAGGGGCAATGAAGCGCTGGTTGCAGCGGCGCGGATGCGTTGGCAACCCTGTCTGTCGCATCAAGCGCGCGGTTTGCGCTGCCCGCTCGCGCCCGTTAGGGTGGGGGCATGAACGCAGTCAAACTTCTTCCTTTGGTCGCTGCGCTGGCGATCACCGCCTGCAGCGGCACCAATGACACCGTCGGGCACGAGGTGTCGATGGCACCGTCCGATGCCTTCATGTCCGCCGTAGCCGCGCACTGCGGCAAGGCGTTCGAAGGCCGCATCGCGGTCAACGAACCGCGCACCGATGCGCCCGATCCCTTCGAGGGCAAGCGCCTGGTGATGCATGTGCGTGGCTGCGAGGATCCGGCACACGAGCTGCGGATCCCGTTCCATGTCGGCGACGACCACTCGCGCACCTGGGTGCTGAGCCGCACCGAGAACGGCCTGCGCCTGAAGCATGATCACCGCCACGAGGATGGCAGCCCGGATGCGGTCACGATGTACGGCGGCGACAGCAAGCCGCCGGGGACCGCGCAGCGCCAGTCGTTCCCGGTGGATTCGGATTCGGTGGCGATGTTCCGCAAGGCCGACATGCTGGCCTCCGTGCAGAACACCTGGGCGATGGAAGTGGACCCCGACCAGCGCTTCGTCTACGAGCTCACCCGGCCGGGCGGGCGCCACTTCCAGGTGGTGTTCGACCTGACCAAGCCGGTGGCGTTGCCGCCGGCGCCGTGGGGTAGTGAGACGCCGGCACCGTAACCCCGGCCTCCCGGCGCCGGCCGCAGGTGGCCGGCAACGCAAGGGTGCCGACCCACGGTCGGCACCGGGTGCAGGGCTGGGCCGCTCAGCGCGCCCCGAAGCGGGCGCGGCAGCCGCCGCTGACCCACAGGCTGCCATTGCTGTAGCCCCAGCTGCGGCCCTCCACGCAGGCCGTGCCGGACAGCTGCTGGACCAGTGCCGGGCGCCCCTGGCGGTCATCCCACGCGCAGGTCTGCTGGCGTTTGTCGTTGCTGCTGCAGGTCACGCTGTAGTTGCTGTTGCCACCGCCGCCCCAGTTGCCGCCGCTGTTGCCACGCGCCTCGGCGAACTCGCCGCGGCAGCCGCGGTTGACCCACACCGCGCCATTGCGCACGCCCCAGGTCTGGCCTTCGACACAGGCCGTGCCGGAGATCTGACGGACCAGGGTCGCGTTGCGCCAACCGGTGTTGCAGGTCCGCTCGCGGTTGTCCTGGCTCTCGCAGCGGATGGTCGCCCCGGTGCCGCTACCGCCGCCCCAGTTGCCGCCATTGCCGCGTCCCTCGACGAATT contains the following coding sequences:
- a CDS encoding DUF3011 domain-containing protein, whose product is MAPALHAQISTRAYAPENLSQLSSSDRSRVITQEYADQSNGRRIPDDQLRFYLAQVNSGWSFSRIKQDIATSLRGNGNGGGWNGGGNGSGNNGTIRCESQDNRERVCNTGWRSARLSRQISGTTCTEGRNWGSRNGTVWVSGGCRAEFVEGRGNGGNWGGGSGTGATIRCESQDNRERTCNTGWRNATLVRQISGTACVEGQTWGVRNGAVWVNRGCRGEFAEARGNSGGNWGGGGNSNYSVTCSSNDKRQQTCAWDDRQGRPALVQQLSGTACVEGRSWGYSNGSLWVSGGCRARFGAR
- a CDS encoding MFS transporter produces the protein MLRLTALLTGVALLLTGSGLLGTLLAVRGGEAGFGAGTLGLVMSGYFAGFFIGTFFAPSLIGRIGHIRAFAFFAALAAIAVLLHPLWINPVGWGVLRILTGIALVGLYTVIESWLNAEPDPRLRSRAFSLYMVVNLSALALGQVLLMLGDAGATSMFMLTAILVCAAVLPVTATRLRPPEIPSVPRLKLARLYTMAPVATVAAGLSGLAMGAFWGLLPVYAGEVGLDGNGVALFMLTAIAGGALLQWPLGHISDGHDRRTGLVALSLAAAGIAVVASLPMIQLQTHLLFGLFFFYGGLAFALYPFAVAHMLDYLPREDLLSGCSSLLLVHGVGAALGPALAGAAMQRFGAPALPLYFAVVLMLLALFTTARLLSFQRLRTHPVGFRLMLRTTPSALELMPETDTAPPDPDNPLPSDSDKEVH